A window from Gammaproteobacteria bacterium encodes these proteins:
- a CDS encoding redoxin domain-containing protein: MMRIILSLLTGLIMLTAYAVTLADNLGHPAPELLNETWLNTKPLHLTDLKGKVVMVEFWTYGCYNCRNVEPYVKQWNKKFAPQGLVVIGVHSPEFDSERDIENVKRYVREHGITYPVAIDNDFATWRNYNNRYWPAMYLIDKQGVIRYVHIGEGEYALTEQKIQSLLAEG, encoded by the coding sequence ATGATGAGGATAATTTTAAGCTTATTAACAGGTCTGATAATGCTGACTGCCTATGCGGTTACACTCGCTGATAACCTTGGCCACCCGGCCCCGGAACTCTTGAACGAGACCTGGCTCAATACCAAGCCGCTGCATCTGACAGACCTGAAGGGCAAAGTCGTCATGGTGGAATTCTGGACCTATGGCTGCTATAACTGCCGCAATGTGGAGCCCTACGTCAAACAATGGAATAAAAAATTCGCCCCGCAAGGTTTGGTGGTCATCGGCGTGCACAGTCCCGAATTCGACAGCGAGCGCGACATCGAGAACGTCAAACGCTATGTGCGAGAACACGGCATCACCTACCCGGTGGCGATAGACAATGATTTCGCCACTTGGCGAAACTACAACAATCGCTACTGGCCGGCCATGTATCTGATAGACAAACAAGGCGTCATCCGTTACGTGCACATCGGCGAAGGTGAATACGCGCTGACTGAGCAGAAGATTCAATCATTGCTCGCCGAGGGCTGA
- the pgl gene encoding 6-phosphogluconolactonase, with the protein MQRQIRISADLEALSTAAAKRWVALASEAIAARGEFHVALSGGATPRRLYERLAAAPFAREIDWLCVHIYFTDERCVPPDHQDSNFWMASEALLRHVLIPPEQIHRIGVTLATIRQDAAAYAELLRKHLPKSVAPGVPQFDLVLLGLGPDGHIASLFPAAGIAVTEREDRYAVAVYADRLKAWRISLSLPVIAHAEHILMLAAGKEKTGIVRRALGAPESPPLPVQRLQPVHEMEWYLDEAAAAQLHDRVNG; encoded by the coding sequence ATGCAACGACAGATACGAATATCGGCCGATCTGGAGGCGTTAAGCACCGCCGCCGCAAAGCGCTGGGTGGCGCTTGCGTCAGAGGCCATCGCCGCTCGCGGCGAGTTCCACGTGGCGCTCTCGGGCGGCGCTACGCCAAGGCGTTTGTACGAGCGATTGGCGGCGGCGCCGTTTGCGCGCGAGATTGATTGGTTGTGTGTGCACATTTATTTCACCGACGAGCGCTGCGTCCCGCCCGATCACCAGGACAGCAATTTCTGGATGGCGAGCGAGGCGCTGCTGCGCCACGTCCTCATCCCCCCCGAACAAATCCACCGCATCGGGGTCACCCTGGCCACTATCCGCCAGGATGCCGCGGCCTACGCCGAGTTGTTGCGCAAGCACCTGCCTAAGTCGGTCGCTCCCGGCGTGCCGCAATTTGATTTGGTGCTGTTAGGGCTGGGGCCGGATGGGCACATCGCCTCGCTGTTCCCTGCGGCTGGGATCGCGGTTACCGAGCGGGAAGACCGTTATGCGGTGGCGGTCTATGCGGACAGGCTCAAGGCTTGGCGTATCAGCCTTTCACTGCCCGTCATCGCCCATGCCGAGCATATCCTGATGCTGGCGGCAGGCAAAGAAAAGACCGGGATTGTGCGACGGGCGCTGGGCGCGCCCGAGTCACCCCCCTTACCCGTACAACGTTTGCAACCCGTTCATGAAATGGAGTGGTATCTGGATGAGGCCGCCGCTGCACAACTGCACGATCGGGTGAACGGATGA